The following coding sequences lie in one Musa acuminata AAA Group cultivar baxijiao chromosome BXJ3-1, Cavendish_Baxijiao_AAA, whole genome shotgun sequence genomic window:
- the LOC135629699 gene encoding zinc finger C2H2 protein ECU02_0310-like gives MGGKCPSRKVKKRRFSHKTARRSKFLLKGDDEVYNEILKQAEEAAAAAKPLPLDEDLPGMGQFYCLHCDRYFASEDVRDEHFRSKRHKKRVKQMSGPAPHTQLDADLAAGMGMPDNGPKLMSF, from the exons ATGGGAGGGAAGTGCCCGAGCAGGAAGGTGAAGAAGCGCCGCTTCTCACACAAAACTGCTCGCCGATCCAAGTTCCTCCTCAAAG GCGACGATGAGGTATATAACGAAATACTGAAGCAGGCGGAGGAGGCGGCCGCGGCGGCGAAACCCCTGCCGCTCGACGAGGACCTTCCCGGGATGGGCCAGTTCTACTGTCTTCACTGCGA CCGATACTTTGCTAGCGAGGATGTACGGGACGAGCATTTCCGCTCGAAGCGCCACAAGAAACG TGTGAAGCAAATGTCAGGACCTGCACCTCACACTCAACTCGATGCTGATTTAGCTGCCGGGATGGGAATGCCCGATAATGGCCCCAAGCTCATGTCATTTTGA
- the LOC135629697 gene encoding heavy metal-associated isoprenylated plant protein 3-like, producing MSKKNNSGGYKKNSATGNSDQGKKDDGAITVVYKVGMYCEGCVDKVVRSVKEFPGVHEVKPELESSKLTVVGKMDPWKLRDRVEAKTKKKVDLVSPIKKPDAAADQKPVNEKAKELYLKATTVVFKISLYCHFRGCIRGIVGTIRRIEGVHDVSIDAQNELVTVTGTMDAKAVTKISSHNMVREVKAVQPKKNDGGGKKKEGEEGGSDGENKEHAATAAAAAAAVQAVAEAGRMDYYEWYYRRMHHAPQLFSDENPNACSIS from the exons ATGAGCAAG AAAAATAACAGTGGCGGCTACAAGAAGAATTCTGCCACCGGAAACTCGGATCAGGGAAAGAAGGACGATGGCGCGATCACCGTGGTTTACAAGGTGGGAATGTACTGCGAGGGCTGCGTCGACAAGGTCGTCAGATCCGTCAAGGAATTCCCAG GGGTGCACGAGGTGAAACCCGAGCTGGAGAGCAGCAAGCTGACGGTGGTGGGGAAGATGGATCCCTGGAAGCTCCGGGATCGCGTGGAGGCGAAGACGAAAAAGAAGGTGGACCTCGTCTCCCCCATCAAGAAGCCCGACGCCGCAGCTGATCAAAAGCCTGTCAATGAAAAGGCCAAAGAGTTATAT CTTAAGGCCACGACGGTGGTGTTCAAGATTTCACTATATTGCCACTTCCGAGGCTGCATCAGAGGAATCGTGGGCACCATCCGGAGGATCGAAG GAGTGCATGACGTCTCCATCGACGCCCAGAATGAACTGGTCACCGTCACTGGGACCATGGACGCGAAGGCGGTGACGAAGATCTCGAGTCACAACATGGTGCGGGAGGTGAAGGCGGTGCAGCCGAAGAAGAACGACGGCGGTGGTAAGaagaaggaaggagaagaaggcgGCAGCGACGGGGAGAACAAGGAGCATGCCGCaacggcagcggcggcagcagctgCGGTGCAGGCGGTGGCGGAGGCAGGTAGGATGGATTACTACGAGTGGTACTATCGCCGGATGCATCACGCGCCGCAACTGTTCAGCGACGAGAACCCCAACGCTTGCTCCATCTCGTGA
- the LOC135629698 gene encoding uncharacterized protein LOC135629698, protein MELLPLRAPPAPWKAGGASLCKVRNASDVHVASLIKFNSHGRGRKSCFAVSALPETAASVVFAAMAVGAAASLLARTTKASDTAKAEHLKTCDDCGGSGICTGCNGEGFILKKMSEESAERARLAAKNMATRYTAGLPKKWSYCSRCLSSRSCATCGGTGRIS, encoded by the exons ATGGAGCTCCTTCCTCTGCGAGCTCCACCAGCTCCTTGGAAGGCCGGAGGAG CTTCACTTTGCAAGGTCCGAAATGCAAGCGATGTCCACGTCGCTAGCTTGATTAAATTCAACTCACATGGAAGAGGTCGAAAGAGTTGCTTTGCGGTATCTGCATTACCTGAAACTGCTGCATCGGTGGTATTTGCTGCCATGGCTGTGGGTGCTGCAGCATCACTCCTTGCCAGAACAACTAAAGCTTCCGACACTGCCAAA GCAGAGCACTTGAAAACTTGTGATGATTGTGGTGGTTCCGGAATCTGCACCGGGTGTAACGGAGAGGGGTTTATcctcaagaagatgtcggaggaAAGTGCTGAAAGGGCCAGATTGGCTGCAAAGAACATGGCCACTCGTTACACCGCAGG ACTTCCAAAGAAGTGGAGTTATTGCTCAAGGTGTTTGTCTTCTCGGTCTTGTGCTACTTGTGGAGGGACAGGGAGAATTAGCTG A